In the genome of Geotrypetes seraphini chromosome 16, aGeoSer1.1, whole genome shotgun sequence, one region contains:
- the LOC117350908 gene encoding synaptonemal complex central element protein 3-like: protein MAEMEPGEHNYDSVSKMLRDLNKDLEKMLEEMEKISVQATWMAYDMVVMRTNPALADSMRRLEEAFLKCKEEVEKNWQDILKETAKEKE, encoded by the exons ATGGCGGAAATGGAGCCTGGGGAACACAACTATGACAGTGTATCAAAAATGCTGCGAGACCTGAACAAGGAtctagagaaaatgcttgaagaaatggagaaaatatcaG TGCAGGCTACCTGGATGGCCTACGACATGGTGGTGATGCGGACCAACCCAGCCCTGGCAGACTCCATGAGGAGGTTGGAAGAGGCCTTCCTCAAGTGCAAAGAAGAGGTAGAGAAGAATTGGCAGGACATCCTGAAAGAAACAGCCAAGGAGAAGGAGTGA
- the LOC117350902 gene encoding uncharacterized protein LOC117350902 translates to MQDVTHDWNIVPDKGSTGPRVDAKPGQARDLQKAIYSTNIPSTLFAKQETVSTRKPNDLGLLRDSILPWPVRQTWGINNNEVKYQAQEGLESCNFKTSPENRSDSIREDDMGLDAGALGNQNTYCTCEGVVASLGGRGGRGNGNKLFTTVGIYKDDAKKLKAHLLPFQQDDTNQLLRTEQSRTPDGDLETCLEGRGERMYCFTSAKEKKASFTTTNISACLRNGKDSTVSNCDTDDHINYKQSQGDPFISYGQCLSKPYQCLHEDILVTLSHGERSKKVMQQTMKIHSLESSTEGSHSNFSSSETICIAQNKNPKRVPGLLEGENICLAASSPNKENLTITASRGVELSNDDSNSAAYLNKKKKIQEQERAWSKPDKSTKNKDGQNIAKYSTETMNPSQADNENFQLSSILSAESPSIKVRITSGYLEPNERQHSFARENADFLHSIGSFCTNNIPEVKEEYQQAEEKRIWQSIPEKKTEEEEVSAINAMSYTDSSAIQVLETSESGYSSKNITPITEARSWSSLGMCSQEDIRIFQEQDVIQKQMDCAVEPNDCMANRYQELFQKQCSELTITNGNQNKGVDNEENCAFQRNDMWQTNSLSLFIPYSLEFGRNSSEIRPHNTTDSFLQDVNDEEKDCDDLPLQLDIQLRDYCSEDKNESQHESTKHRKTLNKSYSGEAGCMTILSPIRVTKKATKDQERKHPYHMTDKTDLVDEACEPEDLRHSDCALELDCEINLVNNNDGSTTNLEIQHTDFAGVTSLFQDELHKPNRTPQRAAESYLSLNKTWESGNTIVPAEKQKANTCQHLTRRLSETPSASMKTSFENRNKELHVEESFHNDLLPDKTTNQSFSKLCRERTSDGVSGNQTMTEETPLTKIRHDRDRGGNKEPINMEASPEVSKEALAPTPLSSTVREDESMSSDIPWPESSQVISRTLAMSHNIEFEMCSTTDASKHKILTDSACIRTEPRTQHALSLSSAFLPTFDIQEQSKVKSGKHLPQRKGSMSEIAEQQQFKFQVNSISDHKLKPSLITRSCEDILSGAPKENINQSKAQSMLCLLTEHYSKYPRGQRSLVEFVSKGSFIHIPESLQDIVDAMKLQLTLGNCLEFLRYAKMHSAVDLQAAAYAVMSDNYLQVLRDPSLYRQLSGGERDQILQLRMRGMKVLGTVTLQNIYGMRSNSQSQSCALGNNSPSLAIGSEQKPWLYIFQLEKNSWHPLTPIPEEANLKGCGICSMHNYLFLAGGIQGQGLNTKCSNKVFCYNPLTDIWSRLAPMNQARSQLKLVPADGYLYAIGGECLYTVERYDPRFDKWTFRASLPKGSFAVAHEAANCNGDIYISGGNLFYRLFRYIPLKDLWEECPSNTSRKRSSDMVAVRNFLYRFDIHRDLGVSVFRYNTITRVWNECATLCLKTSLPFCCTVLDGTIYCLNKKMTARFLAHERPPRFESENLRAFPDNAGVGVLYPFVLSLPQIGCFQTAV, encoded by the coding sequence ATGCAGGATGTCACACATGACTGGAATATAGTTCCTGATAAGGGAAGCACGGGACCCAGGGTAGATGCCAAGCCAGGCCAAGCCAGGGATCTGCAGAAAGCCATCTACTCAACAAATATTCCCTCCACGCTATTTGCAAAACAAGAGACTGTGTCAACACGTAAGCCTAATGACCTTGGGCTGCTCAGGGATTCTATCCTCCCATGGCCAGTGAGGCAAACCTGGGGTATAAACAATAATGAGGTCAAGTATCAAGCTCAAGAAGGACTGGAAAGCTGCAACTTTAAAACCAGTCCTGAAAACCGATCAGACAGCATCAGGGAAGACGATATGGGCTTAGATGCTGGAGCTCTAGGCAACCAGAACACATACTGtacctgtgaaggggtggtggcatcccttggggggaggggagggagagggaatggcaACAAACTCTTTACTACTGTGGGAATTTACAAAGATGATGCAAAGAAACTCAAAGCTCACTTGCTACCTTTTCAACAGGACGACACCAATCAGCTCTTACGAACTGAGCAAAGCAGAACACCAGATGGTGACTTGGAGACATGCCTAGAGGGAAGAGGTGAGAGAATGTATTGCTTTACatctgcaaaagaaaaaaaggccAGTTTTACCACGACAAACATCTCTGCCTGTTTACGGAATGGCAAGGATAGCACTGTTTCAAACTGTGATACAGATGACCACATAAATTACAAACAAAGTCAAGGTGATCCATTCATATCCtatggtcagtgcctgagcaagCCGTATCAGTGTCTTCATGAAGACATTTTGGTCACTCTATCCCATGGAGAACGTAGCAAGAAGGTTATGCAAcaaaccatgaaaattcattCCTTGGAAAGCAGCACGGAGGGTAGTCATAGTAATTTCAGCAGTTCTGAAACCATCTGTATAGCCCAGAACAAAAATCCAAAGAGAGTACCGGGTCTCCTGGAAGGGGAAAACATCTGCCTAGCAGCATCTTCGCCCAATAAAGAGAATCTCACCATTACAGCCAGTAGAGGTGTTGAACTGAGCAATGATGACAGTAATTCAGCTGCATAtctgaacaaaaagaaaaaaatccaagaGCAGGAAAGAGCCTGGTCCAAGCCTGATAAATCAACAAAAAACAAAGATGGCCAGAATATAGCTAAATATTCTACAGAAACCATGAATCCATCTCAGGCTGACAATGAGAACTTCCAGCTATCATCCATACTCAGTGCTGAATCTCCAAGTATAAAAGTCCGCATCACCTCAGGCTATTTGGAACCCAATGAAAGACAGCATTCATTTGCCAGAGAAAATGCAGATTTCTTACACAGTATTGGGAGCTTCTGTACTAATAATATTCCAGAAGTGAAAGAGGAGTATCAACAGGCTGAGGAAAAACGaatctggcaaagcattccagaaaaaaagacagaggaggaagaggtCTCTGCAATCAATGCCATGAGCTACACCGATAGCAGTGCCATACAAGTTCTTGAAACCAGTGAATCAGGATATAGCAGCAAAAATATAACTCCAATAACAGAAGCCAGAAGCTGGTCATCCTTGGGAATGTGCAGTCAAGAAGATATTAGGATATTCCAAGAACAAGATGTCATCCAGAAACAAATGGATTGTGCTGTAGAACCCAATGATTGTATGGCTAACAGATACCAAGAGCTATTTCAAAAACAATGTAGTGAGCTTACAATTACAAATGGTAACCAAAATAAAGGTGTTGATAATGAGGAAAACTGCGCCTTCCAAAGAAATGACATGTGGCAGACCAACTCCCTTTCTCTTTTCATTCCTTATAGCTTAGAGTTTGGGAGGAACAGTTCAGAGATTCGGCCACACAATACAACAGATAGCTTTCTTCAAGATGTGAATGACGAAGAAAAGGATTGtgatgatcttcctttacagctTGACATTCAACTTCGAGACTACTGTTCAGAAGACAAAAATGAAAGTCAGCATGAATCTACTAAACATAGGAAAACATTAAACAAGTCGTACAGTGGAGAAGCAGGTTGCATGACTATCCTAAGCCCCATAAGGGTTACTAAGAAAGCAACCAAAGACCAAGAACGAAAGCATCCATATCACATGACAGATAAGACAGATCTTGTTGATGAGGCCTGTGAGCCTGAAGATCTGAGGCATAGTGACTGTGCTCTGGAGTTGGACTGTGAAATTAACTTGGTTAACAACAATGATGGATCCACAACCAACCTAGAAATACAACACACTGATTTTGCTGGCGTCACCTCTTTATTTCAGGATGAGTTACATAAACCAAACAGGACCCCTCAAAGAGCAGCAGAAAGTTATTTGAGTTTGAACAAAACATGGGAGTCAGGAAACACCATCGTACCAGCCGAAAAGCAGAAAGCAAATACTTGCCAACATTTGACAAGGAGGCTTTCTGAAACACCATCAGCATCCATGAAGACCTCTTTtgaaaacagaaataaagaattaCATGTAGAGGAGTCTTTCCATAATGATCTGCTGCCTGATAAAACCACAAACCAAAGTTTTTCAAAACTTTGCAGAGAAAGGACGTCAGATGGAGTGTCTGGGAATCAAACAATGACTGAAGAAACCCCACTAACAAAGATAAGGCATGACAGAGACAGAGGGGGCAACAAAGAACCCATAAACATGGAAGCCTCACCTGAAGTAAGTAAAGAAGCCCTGGCACCAACGCCTCTGAGCTCCACTGTAAGAGAAGATGAGAGCATGAGCTCTGACATACCGTGGCCTGAAAGCTCCCAAGTGATCTCCAGAACACTTGCTATGTCTCATAACATTGAATTTGAAATGTGTTCTACTACAGACGCATCAAAACACAAGATATTAACAGACTCTGCTTGTATAAGGACAGAGCCCAGGACTCAACATGCCCTCAGTCTCTCTTCTGCTTTTTTACCAACTTTTGATATCCAAGAGCAATCCAAGGTAAAGTCAGGGAAACATCTCCCTCAGAGAAAGGGAAGCATGTCTGAGATTGCCGAGCAACaacagttcaagtttcaagtaaaTTCCATCTCTGATCATAAATTGAAGCCATCACTTATAACAAGGAGCTGCGAAGATATTTTGTCTGGAGCGCCCAAGGAAAACATAAACCAGAGTAAAGCACAAAGTATGCTATGTTTATTGACAGAGCACTACTCCAAATACCCCAGGGGCCAGAGAAGCCTGGTAGAGTTTGTATCCAAAGGTAGCTTCATCCATATTCCAGAGTCTCTGCAAGACATAGTGGATGCTATGAAGTTGCAGCTGACCTTGGGTAACTGCTTGGAATTTCTAAGATATGCCAAAATGCATAGTGCGGTTGACCTACAGGCTGCAGCTTATGCTGTCATGAGTGACAACTACCTTCAGGTCCTGAGAGATCCAAGCCTGTATAGACAACTCAGTGGAGGTGAACGTGACCAGATCCTTCAGTTAAGAATGAGGGGAATGAAGGTACTAGGTACCGTGACATTGCAGAACATCTATGGAATGAGAAGCAATAGCCAGAGTCAGAGTTGTGCATTAGGAAACAACTCTCCTTCCCTTGCCATTGGCTCTGAGCAGAAACCTTGGCTGTACATCTTTCAATTGGAGAAGAATTCTTGGCATCCACTGACTCCAATTCCTGAAGAAGCCAACCTGAAAGGTTGTGGTATCTGCTCCATGCACAACTATTTGTTTCTAGCTGGTGGAATTCAGGGACAAGGCCTCAACACAAAATGCTCCAACAAGGTCTTCTGTTACAACCCTCTCACTGACATCTGGAGCCGGCTGGCACCTATGAATCAGGCTAGATCTCAGCTGAAGCTTGTTCCAGCAGATGGCTACCTCTATGCCATTGGTGGCGAATGTTTGTACACAGTAGAAAGATATGACCCACGCTTTGACAAGTGGACTTTCAGGGCCTCTTTGCCTAAGGGGTCCTTTGCAGTGGCTCATGAAGCTGCTAACTGCAATGGTGACATTTACATCTCTGGTGGTAATCTTTTCTACCGCCTTTTCAGATATATTCCTCTCAAGGACCTGTGGGAGGAGTGCCCCTCCAACACCAGTCGGAAGCGATCCAGTGATATGGTGGCAGTGCGCAACTTCCTCTACAGATTTGACATTCACCGTGATTTGGGGGTCAGTGTGTTCAGATACAACACTATCACCAGGGTGTGGAATGAATGTGCCACACTGTGCCTAAAGACCTCACTGCCTTTTTGCTGCACAGTTTTAGATGGCACAATCTATTGCCTGAACAAGAAAATGACTGCTAGGTTCTTGGCCCATGAAAGGCCTCCAAGGTTTGAGTCAGAGAACTTACGTGCCTTCCCTGACAATGCTGGGGTAGGAGTCCTTTATCCTTTTGTATTGTCACTACCACAGATTGGTTGCTTTCAGACTGCTGTGTGA